A window of Halomonas sp. GFAJ-1 contains these coding sequences:
- a CDS encoding 50S ribosomal protein L5 — protein MANLKERYQNEVVAQLKEQFSYANVMQVPRITKVTLNMGIGEAVSDKKLIDNAIGDMEKLSGQKPLVTKARKSIAGFKVREGWPIGIKVTLRAERMWDFLDRLVYIAIPRVRDFRGLNPKSFDGRGNYSMGVREQIIFPEIEYDKIDRVRGLDVTITTTANTDEEGRALLAALNFPFKK, from the coding sequence ATGGCGAACTTGAAAGAACGTTATCAAAACGAGGTCGTGGCTCAGCTCAAAGAGCAGTTTAGCTACGCCAACGTAATGCAGGTACCCCGGATCACGAAAGTGACGCTGAACATGGGTATCGGCGAAGCGGTCAGCGATAAAAAACTGATCGACAATGCCATCGGCGACATGGAGAAGCTCTCCGGTCAAAAGCCGTTGGTGACCAAGGCACGTAAGTCCATCGCGGGCTTCAAGGTGCGCGAAGGTTGGCCGATCGGTATTAAAGTAACACTGCGCGCAGAGCGTATGTGGGACTTCCTAGACCGCTTGGTTTACATCGCAATTCCCCGCGTGCGTGACTTCCGTGGTCTCAACCCGAAGTCCTTTGACGGTCGCGGCAATTATTCTATGGGTGTGCGTGAGCAGATCATCTTCCCGGAGATCGAGTATGATAAGATCGATCGCGTTCGGGGGCTGGACGTCACTATCACTACTACCGCCAACACCGACGAGGAAGGTCGTGCACTGCTTGCAGCGCTGAACTTCCCGTTCAAGAAATAA
- a CDS encoding 30S ribosomal protein S17, with protein sequence MAEEKKARTLTGKVVSDKMDKSIVVMIERRERHPIYGKYVKRSTKLHAHDEANQAKAGDTVSIQECRPLSKKKAWTLVEVVEQAKG encoded by the coding sequence ATGGCCGAAGAAAAGAAAGCACGTACGCTCACCGGCAAGGTGGTGAGCGACAAGATGGATAAATCCATCGTCGTTATGATCGAGCGCCGTGAGCGTCACCCGATCTACGGAAAATACGTTAAGCGCTCCACCAAGCTGCACGCCCATGATGAGGCGAACCAGGCTAAGGCAGGCGACACGGTTTCCATTCAGGAGTGCCGTCCGCTTTCCAAGAAGAAAGCCTGGACGCTGGTCGAGGTGGTCGAGCAGGCCAAGGGTTAA
- a CDS encoding 50S ribosomal protein L4, which yields MNLNLAAGTGTVEVADATFGKEFNEALVHQVVTAYLAGGRQGTRAQKNRSDVRGGGKKPWRQKGTGRARAGTIRSPLWRSGGVTFAARPQDHSQKVNRKMYRAAMRSILSELVRQERLIAIEEFSVEAPKTKQVAAKLKELNLEKVLIVTEDMDEKLYLAARNLPHVDVVDVAAADPVSLVAFDKVLVTVSALRKFEEKLA from the coding sequence ATGAATCTGAATCTTGCTGCAGGCACGGGTACCGTTGAAGTAGCCGACGCCACTTTTGGCAAAGAATTCAACGAAGCGCTGGTTCACCAGGTGGTAACCGCCTATTTGGCTGGTGGCCGTCAAGGTACTCGCGCTCAAAAGAACCGTTCCGACGTGCGTGGTGGTGGTAAGAAGCCATGGCGTCAGAAGGGCACCGGCCGTGCACGTGCCGGTACCATCCGCTCTCCGCTATGGCGCAGCGGCGGCGTAACTTTCGCGGCGCGTCCTCAGGATCACTCGCAGAAGGTTAACCGCAAAATGTACCGCGCGGCGATGCGTTCGATCCTGTCTGAACTGGTACGTCAAGAGCGTCTTATCGCGATTGAAGAGTTCAGCGTAGAAGCGCCGAAGACCAAGCAGGTAGCTGCCAAGCTGAAAGAGCTCAACCTTGAGAAAGTGTTGATCGTCACTGAAGACATGGACGAAAAGCTCTATCTGGCCGCACGCAACCTTCCCCATGTTGACGTGGTGGATGTCGCTGCAGCTGATCCGGTGAGCCTGGTTGCCTTTGATAAGGTCCTGGTTACCGTCTCCGCCCTGCGTAAATTCGAGGAGAAGCTGGCATGA
- a CDS encoding 30S ribosomal protein S7 yields the protein MPRRRVVAKREILPDPKFGSERLAKFMNHLMVSGKKSIAERIVYGALDKVAERSNEEPLEIFDKALETIQPMVEVKSRRVGGATYQVPVEVRPSRRQALAMRWLVDAARRRGEKTMVQRLAGEMLDAAEGKGSAVKKREDVHRMAEANKAFSHYRF from the coding sequence ATGCCTAGAAGAAGAGTTGTAGCTAAACGCGAAATCCTGCCGGATCCCAAGTTCGGAAGTGAGCGTCTGGCGAAGTTCATGAACCACCTGATGGTCAGCGGCAAGAAGTCCATAGCTGAGCGCATCGTTTATGGTGCGTTGGACAAGGTTGCCGAGCGTAGTAATGAAGAGCCGCTGGAAATCTTCGACAAGGCGCTGGAAACTATCCAGCCGATGGTCGAAGTAAAGTCGCGCCGTGTTGGTGGTGCGACCTATCAGGTGCCGGTCGAAGTTCGTCCTTCGCGTCGCCAAGCCCTAGCAATGCGCTGGTTGGTGGACGCTGCGCGTCGCCGCGGTGAGAAAACGATGGTTCAGCGCCTGGCAGGTGAAATGCTGGATGCCGCTGAAGGCAAAGGCTCGGCTGTTAAGAAGCGTGAAGATGTGCACCGTATGGCAGAAGCCAACAAGGCCTTCTCTCACTATCGTTTCTAA
- a CDS encoding 30S ribosomal protein S3 encodes MGQKVNPTGIRLGIVKDHASVWYAERGAYADKLNNDLEVRSFLEERLKNASLSRIHIERPANNARITIHTARPGIVIGKKGEDVDRLRRDLTEMMGVPVHVNIEEVRKPELDAKLVAANVAGQLERRVMFRRAMKRAVQNAMRLGAGGIKIQLSGRLGGAEIARTEWYREGRVPLHTLRADIDYATYEAHTTYGVIGVKVWIFKGEILGGIEEVRAKAKQQQPAGNAPKKKGSR; translated from the coding sequence ATGGGTCAGAAAGTCAATCCAACAGGCATTCGACTGGGCATCGTCAAAGACCATGCTTCTGTCTGGTATGCCGAGCGCGGCGCATATGCCGATAAGCTCAATAATGATCTCGAAGTGCGCAGCTTCCTGGAAGAGCGTTTAAAAAACGCTTCCTTAAGCCGCATTCACATCGAGCGTCCGGCTAACAATGCCCGCATCACCATTCACACTGCCCGTCCGGGTATCGTGATTGGCAAAAAAGGTGAAGATGTCGACCGTTTACGTCGCGATCTCACCGAGATGATGGGTGTTCCGGTTCATGTGAACATCGAAGAAGTTCGCAAGCCGGAGCTGGATGCCAAGCTAGTCGCTGCTAACGTAGCGGGTCAGCTTGAGCGTCGCGTCATGTTCCGTCGTGCTATGAAGCGCGCGGTACAGAACGCAATGCGTCTTGGCGCTGGCGGCATCAAGATTCAGCTGTCAGGTCGTCTTGGTGGCGCTGAAATCGCACGTACCGAATGGTACCGCGAAGGTCGCGTTCCGTTGCACACGCTGCGTGCGGATATCGACTACGCCACTTACGAAGCTCACACCACCTACGGCGTTATCGGCGTCAAAGTGTGGATCTTCAAGGGCGAAATCCTCGGTGGTATCGAGGAAGTACGTGCCAAGGCTAAGCAACAGCAGCCTGCCGGCAACGCGCCCAAGAAGAAAGGTTCCAGGTAA
- a CDS encoding 50S ribosomal protein L29, translating into MKAQEIREKSVGELQEQLLELLREQFNLRMQKATGQLSQTHLLKQVRRDIARVKTMLNEKAGD; encoded by the coding sequence ATGAAAGCCCAGGAAATTCGTGAAAAGTCCGTAGGAGAGCTCCAAGAGCAACTCCTCGAGCTCCTCCGCGAGCAGTTCAACCTGCGCATGCAGAAGGCCACTGGCCAACTGAGCCAGACTCATCTGCTCAAGCAGGTCCGTCGGGATATCGCCCGCGTGAAGACTATGCTCAACGAGAAGGCAGGTGATTGA
- a CDS encoding 50S ribosomal protein L3 encodes MTIGLVGKKAGMTRVFTEDGASVPVTVIEVDPNRVTRVKTLESDGYAAVQVTTGSRKAKHLTKAQAGQFAKAGVEAGRSLMEFRLAEGEEAPEVGGSLTVSLFEAGQMIDVTGTSKGKGFQGAVKRWNFRTQDNTHGNSLSHRAPGSIGMCQTPGRVFKGKKMAGQMGNARCTVQSLEIVRVDAERNLLLIKGAVPGATGSDVIVRSAVKAG; translated from the coding sequence ATGACTATCGGTTTAGTCGGTAAAAAGGCCGGGATGACCCGTGTCTTTACCGAAGATGGCGCTTCCGTGCCCGTGACCGTTATTGAAGTTGACCCTAACCGTGTAACGCGCGTTAAGACCCTTGAGTCTGACGGTTATGCAGCGGTTCAGGTGACTACAGGTTCTCGTAAAGCCAAGCACCTCACCAAAGCGCAAGCTGGACAGTTTGCCAAGGCGGGTGTTGAGGCTGGTCGTTCACTGATGGAATTTCGTCTTGCAGAAGGCGAAGAAGCTCCAGAGGTGGGTGGCTCTCTCACCGTATCCCTCTTCGAAGCTGGTCAAATGATCGACGTGACTGGCACCTCTAAGGGTAAAGGCTTCCAGGGTGCTGTTAAGCGCTGGAACTTCCGTACCCAAGACAACACGCATGGTAACTCCCTGTCGCACCGCGCGCCGGGTTCTATCGGCATGTGTCAGACCCCGGGTCGTGTTTTTAAAGGCAAAAAAATGGCCGGTCAAATGGGTAATGCCCGTTGCACCGTGCAGAGCCTTGAGATCGTCCGTGTCGACGCCGAGCGTAACCTGCTGCTGATCAAAGGTGCTGTTCCGGGCGCGACCGGTAGCGATGTTATCGTTCGCAGCGCCGTGAAAGCTGGCTGA
- a CDS encoding 50S ribosomal protein L14, with translation MIQTQTMLDVADNSGARRVQCIKVLGGSHRRYARIGDVIKVTVKEAIPRGKVKKGQVLKAVVVRTRSGVRRGDGSLIRFDGNAAVLLNNTNEQPIGTRIFGPVTRELRNEKFMKIISLAPEVL, from the coding sequence ATGATTCAGACTCAGACAATGCTGGATGTCGCCGACAACAGCGGAGCGCGCCGGGTGCAATGCATCAAGGTGTTAGGTGGTTCACACCGTCGCTACGCTCGTATTGGTGATGTCATTAAGGTAACGGTGAAAGAGGCGATTCCGCGCGGCAAGGTCAAAAAAGGCCAAGTGCTGAAAGCGGTAGTCGTTCGGACCCGTAGTGGCGTCCGTCGTGGTGACGGTTCGCTGATCCGTTTCGATGGAAATGCGGCGGTTTTGTTGAATAACACCAACGAACAGCCGATCGGCACGCGTATCTTCGGGCCGGTCACTCGTGAACTTCGTAACGAGAAGTTTATGAAGATCATTTCCCTAGCGCCTGAAGTGCTGTAA
- a CDS encoding 50S ribosomal protein L16 — MLQPKRMKFRKMMKGRNRGLAHRGSKISFGEYGLKATGRGRITARQIEAGRRAITRHVKRGGKIWIRVFPDKPISKKPLEVRMGKGKGSVEYWVAQIQPGRVLYEIEGVSEELAREAFELAAQKMPLSTTFAKRTVM, encoded by the coding sequence ATGTTACAGCCCAAGCGTATGAAATTCCGCAAGATGATGAAAGGCCGCAACCGTGGCCTTGCGCATCGCGGAAGCAAGATCAGCTTCGGGGAGTACGGTCTCAAAGCAACCGGTCGTGGCCGCATCACTGCGCGTCAGATCGAAGCTGGCCGTCGTGCGATCACACGTCACGTAAAACGTGGCGGTAAGATTTGGATCCGCGTCTTCCCTGATAAGCCGATTTCCAAAAAACCGCTCGAAGTTCGTATGGGTAAAGGTAAAGGTTCTGTTGAGTACTGGGTAGCCCAGATCCAACCGGGTCGGGTCCTGTATGAAATTGAAGGTGTATCCGAAGAGCTGGCCCGTGAAGCATTTGAGCTGGCCGCACAGAAGATGCCCCTGTCCACCACCTTTGCAAAACGGACGGTGATGTGA
- a CDS encoding 50S ribosomal protein L2, translated as MAIVKTKPTSAGRRHVVKIVGEELFKGRAYAPLLEKQSKSGGRNNNGRITTRHVGGGHRHHYRLIDFKRTKDGIPATVERLEHDPNRSAHIALLKYADGERRYIIAPKGVSAGDVLESGVNAPIKKGNALPLRNIPLGSTVHGIELKPGKGAQIARSAGTSAQLVAREGNYATLRLRSGEMRKVLAECRATLGEVSNSEHSLRQLGKAGAKRWRGVRPTVRGVAMNPVDHPHGGGEGRTSGGRHPVSPWGVPTKGHKTRKNKRTDKLIIRRRNKTR; from the coding sequence ATGGCAATCGTCAAGACCAAACCCACATCCGCCGGTCGTCGCCACGTCGTTAAGATCGTTGGTGAGGAACTGTTCAAAGGCCGTGCGTATGCACCGCTTTTGGAAAAACAGTCCAAGTCCGGTGGCCGTAATAATAACGGTCGCATCACTACCCGCCACGTGGGCGGTGGTCACCGTCATCACTATCGGTTGATCGACTTCAAACGCACCAAAGATGGCATTCCGGCCACTGTTGAGCGTCTGGAGCACGACCCGAACCGCAGTGCGCACATTGCACTGCTTAAGTACGCTGATGGCGAGCGTCGTTACATCATTGCACCGAAAGGTGTCAGCGCGGGTGACGTGCTGGAATCTGGTGTTAATGCGCCCATCAAGAAAGGCAATGCTTTGCCACTGCGCAACATCCCGCTTGGTTCTACCGTTCACGGCATCGAACTGAAGCCGGGTAAAGGCGCGCAGATTGCTCGCAGTGCCGGTACTAGCGCCCAGTTGGTCGCTCGTGAAGGTAATTACGCTACCTTGCGTCTTCGCTCTGGCGAAATGCGTAAAGTGTTAGCGGAATGCCGCGCGACTCTGGGTGAGGTGAGCAACTCTGAGCACAGCCTGCGTCAACTTGGCAAGGCCGGTGCGAAGCGCTGGAGAGGCGTGCGTCCGACTGTTCGCGGTGTCGCGATGAACCCAGTCGATCACCCGCACGGTGGTGGCGAAGGCCGCACCAGTGGTGGTCGTCACCCGGTATCCCCATGGGGCGTGCCGACTAAGGGTCACAAGACGCGTAAGAACAAGCGCACCGACAAGCTGATCATCCGTCGTCGTAATAAGACGCGTTGA
- a CDS encoding 50S ribosomal protein L22: MEVTAKLRGARLSAQKARLVADQVRGKPVAEALDLLTFSPKKAAQLVKKVLQSAIANAEENNGMDIDELRVSTICVDEGMTLKRIKPRAKGRADRILKRTCHITVKVAEK; encoded by the coding sequence ATGGAAGTCACAGCTAAGCTGCGTGGCGCTCGTTTATCCGCCCAGAAGGCCCGTTTGGTGGCTGACCAGGTGCGCGGTAAACCGGTAGCCGAGGCGCTCGACCTGCTGACCTTCTCACCGAAGAAGGCTGCTCAATTGGTCAAGAAAGTGCTGCAGTCCGCCATTGCAAACGCGGAAGAAAATAACGGCATGGATATCGACGAGCTGCGTGTCTCGACCATCTGCGTCGATGAGGGCATGACGCTTAAGCGTATCAAGCCGCGTGCCAAAGGGCGTGCGGATCGTATCTTGAAGCGCACCTGCCACATCACCGTCAAGGTAGCCGAGAAGTAG
- a CDS encoding translation elongation factor G: protein MARKTPLNRYRNLGIVAHVDAGKTTTTERVLFYTGVNHKLGETHEGASTTDWMEQEQERGITITSAAVTTFWKGMNHQFDEHRINIIDTPGHVDFTIEVERSLRVLDGAVVVLCGSSGVQPQTETVWRQANKYEVPRMVFVNKMDRTGADFFMVVDQLKERLGANAVPIQINWGTEEDFKGVIDLIEMKAILWSEEDLGTSYELVDIPAELQETAEKYREQMVEAAAEGSDELMDKYLEGGELTIEEIKAGLRARTLASEIVLVTCGSAFKNKGVQAVLDAVVEYLPSPTEVKAIEGELDDKDGTVATREADDSAPFAALAFKIATDPFVGTLTFIRVYSGVLKSGDGVYNSVKQKKERVGRIVQMHANSREEIKEVLAGDIAACIGLKDVTTGDTLCDIDDKIVLERMEFPDPVISVAVEPKSKADQEKMGVALGKLAQEDPSFQVKTDEETGQTIISGMGELHLDILVDRMRREFKVEANIGKPQVAYRETIRGSIEQEGKFVRQSGGRGQYGHVHLRIEPLAAEEKGEGDEEIFFKFVNEIVGGVVPKEYIPAVEKGAYEQLKNGVIAGYPMIDVKVTLYDGSYHDVDSNETAFKIASSMAVKEGARKAKAVLLEPVMKVEVVTPEDFMGDVMGDLNRRRGLVQGMDDSSSGKVIRATVPLGEMFGYATDLRSQTQGRASYSMEFAKYDEAPSSVVEAVINQNG from the coding sequence GTGGCACGCAAAACACCGCTTAATCGCTATCGCAACTTGGGTATTGTTGCCCACGTTGATGCAGGTAAGACAACCACGACAGAACGTGTTTTGTTTTACACTGGCGTAAACCACAAGCTGGGCGAAACCCATGAAGGTGCTTCGACTACTGACTGGATGGAGCAAGAGCAGGAGCGTGGTATTACTATCACCTCGGCTGCTGTTACTACCTTCTGGAAAGGTATGAATCACCAGTTTGATGAGCACCGCATTAATATCATCGACACTCCGGGGCACGTTGACTTCACTATCGAAGTTGAGCGTTCTTTGCGTGTTCTTGATGGTGCTGTTGTTGTACTGTGCGGCTCTTCCGGCGTTCAGCCGCAGACCGAAACAGTATGGCGCCAGGCCAATAAGTATGAAGTCCCGCGTATGGTTTTCGTCAATAAGATGGACCGTACCGGTGCAGACTTCTTCATGGTTGTTGACCAGTTGAAGGAGCGCTTAGGTGCTAACGCTGTGCCAATCCAGATTAACTGGGGTACAGAGGAAGACTTTAAAGGTGTTATCGATCTGATCGAGATGAAGGCTATCCTCTGGAGTGAGGAAGACTTAGGCACCTCGTATGAGCTTGTCGATATTCCTGCTGAGCTACAAGAAACTGCTGAAAAATATCGCGAGCAAATGGTCGAAGCCGCAGCTGAAGGCTCTGATGAATTGATGGATAAGTACCTCGAAGGTGGGGAACTGACCATTGAGGAAATTAAGGCGGGACTTCGTGCGCGCACATTAGCTAGCGAGATCGTGCTGGTGACCTGTGGTTCTGCCTTTAAGAACAAGGGTGTTCAGGCGGTTCTGGATGCAGTGGTTGAATACCTGCCTTCGCCGACGGAAGTTAAAGCGATTGAGGGTGAGCTGGACGACAAAGACGGTACGGTTGCAACGCGTGAGGCAGACGACAGTGCTCCGTTTGCGGCGCTGGCGTTTAAAATCGCCACCGATCCCTTTGTTGGTACCCTGACGTTCATCCGCGTTTACTCGGGTGTTCTGAAATCTGGTGACGGTGTATATAACTCCGTTAAGCAGAAGAAAGAGCGCGTTGGCCGTATCGTTCAGATGCACGCCAACTCTCGTGAAGAGATCAAAGAAGTACTGGCGGGCGACATTGCGGCCTGTATCGGTCTGAAGGACGTCACCACCGGTGACACTCTGTGCGATATTGACGACAAAATCGTCCTTGAGCGTATGGAGTTCCCGGATCCGGTAATCTCGGTTGCCGTTGAGCCGAAGTCCAAGGCGGATCAGGAAAAGATGGGTGTTGCACTGGGCAAGCTCGCCCAGGAAGATCCTTCCTTCCAGGTGAAGACTGACGAAGAGACCGGCCAGACGATTATTTCTGGTATGGGTGAGCTGCACCTGGATATTCTTGTCGACCGTATGCGTCGCGAGTTTAAGGTTGAGGCCAATATCGGTAAGCCGCAGGTTGCTTACCGCGAAACCATCCGTGGCAGTATTGAGCAAGAAGGCAAGTTTGTGCGCCAGTCAGGTGGTCGTGGGCAGTACGGTCACGTGCATCTGCGCATTGAGCCGCTTGCTGCTGAAGAGAAGGGCGAAGGCGATGAAGAAATCTTCTTCAAGTTCGTCAACGAAATTGTTGGTGGTGTGGTTCCCAAGGAATACATCCCAGCAGTAGAAAAAGGTGCCTACGAACAGCTGAAGAACGGTGTCATCGCCGGTTACCCGATGATCGACGTTAAAGTCACGCTGTACGATGGCTCTTACCATGACGTGGACTCTAACGAGACTGCGTTTAAGATTGCTTCTTCCATGGCGGTTAAAGAAGGTGCCAGGAAGGCCAAGGCCGTGCTGCTGGAACCGGTGATGAAGGTCGAGGTCGTGACCCCCGAAGATTTCATGGGTGACGTCATGGGTGACCTGAACCGTCGTCGCGGTCTGGTGCAGGGCATGGATGACTCCAGCTCCGGAAAAGTCATCCGCGCAACGGTGCCGCTGGGTGAGATGTTCGGTTACGCAACCGATCTGCGCTCTCAGACCCAGGGCCGTGCGAGCTACTCTATGGAGTTCGCGAAGTACGACGAGGCGCCCTCCAGCGTCGTAGAAGCCGTCATCAACCAAAACGGTTAA
- a CDS encoding 50S ribosomal protein L24, giving the protein MQKIKRDDEVIVIAGKDKGKRGTVKRVLENRFLVSGVNMIKRHTKPNPMAGNQGGIVEREAPIHASNVAIFNSETGKADRVGFQVKEDGTKVRIYKSTQTQIDA; this is encoded by the coding sequence ATGCAAAAGATCAAACGTGACGATGAAGTCATCGTCATCGCCGGGAAGGATAAAGGCAAGCGCGGCACCGTTAAGCGGGTATTAGAAAACCGTTTCTTGGTGTCCGGTGTGAATATGATTAAACGTCACACCAAGCCAAATCCCATGGCGGGTAATCAGGGCGGTATCGTCGAGCGTGAGGCTCCGATTCACGCGTCCAACGTAGCGATCTTCAATTCGGAGACCGGTAAGGCGGATCGCGTCGGCTTCCAAGTTAAGGAAGACGGTACCAAGGTACGTATCTACAAGTCGACGCAGACGCAGATCGACGCCTAA
- a CDS encoding 30S ribosomal protein S10 → MQNQKIRIRLKAFDHRLIDQSTAEIVETAKRTGAQVRGPIPLPTNRERYTILISPHVNKDARDQYEIRTHKRVLDIVEPTEKTVDALMKLDLAAGVDVQIKLD, encoded by the coding sequence ATGCAGAACCAAAAGATTCGCATTCGGTTGAAAGCGTTCGACCATCGCCTGATCGATCAGTCCACAGCGGAGATCGTTGAAACCGCTAAGCGTACTGGTGCTCAGGTTCGTGGGCCGATCCCGCTGCCGACCAACCGCGAGCGCTATACCATCCTGATTTCACCGCACGTTAACAAAGATGCGCGTGATCAGTATGAGATTCGTACTCACAAGCGTGTGCTCGACATTGTTGAGCCGACTGAGAAAACTGTTGATGCGCTGATGAAGCTCGATCTCGCCGCTGGCGTAGACGTGCAAATCAAGCTCGACTAA
- a CDS encoding 50S ribosomal protein L23: MNQERVFKVLLGPHVTEKAAMAAERNQYVFKVASDATKPEIKKAVEALFGKKVGGVQVLNVKGKTKRTAHGVGLRKGYRKAYVTLAAGETLEDFSGAE, encoded by the coding sequence ATGAACCAGGAACGCGTATTCAAGGTTCTGCTCGGACCGCACGTGACCGAAAAGGCCGCGATGGCAGCAGAGCGCAACCAGTACGTTTTCAAGGTGGCAAGCGATGCTACCAAGCCCGAGATCAAGAAGGCCGTTGAAGCACTTTTCGGCAAGAAGGTCGGTGGCGTTCAAGTATTGAACGTCAAGGGTAAAACTAAGCGTACTGCTCACGGCGTTGGCCTGCGTAAGGGTTACCGCAAAGCGTATGTGACCCTGGCTGCGGGTGAAACGCTCGAAGACTTCTCTGGCGCCGAATAA
- a CDS encoding translation elongation factor Tu, whose amino-acid sequence MAKEKFERSKPHVNVGTIGHVDHGKTTLTAALTRVSAEVFGGDWREFDTIDNAPEERERGITIATSHVEYQSEERHYAHVDCPGHADYVKNMITGAAQMDGAILVCSAADGPMPQTREHILLSRQVGVPYIVVFLNKADMVDDEELLELVEMEVRELLDEYDFPGDDTPIITGSALMALNGEDENGMGTTAVANLIKALDEYIPEPERAIDQPFLMPIEDVFSISGRGTVVTGRVERGIVKAGEEVEIVGIRDTTKTIVTGVEMFRKLLDEGRAGENVGALLRGTKRDDVERGQVLAKPGTINPHTTFEAEVYVLSKEEGGRHTPFFKGYRPQFYFRTTDVTGTCELPEGVEMVMPGDNVKMVVTLIAPIAMDDGLRFAIREGGRTVGAGVVAKIVK is encoded by the coding sequence GTGGCTAAGGAAAAATTTGAACGTTCCAAACCGCACGTCAACGTCGGCACCATCGGTCACGTCGACCACGGTAAAACGACTCTGACAGCGGCTCTGACTCGTGTGTCTGCTGAGGTTTTCGGCGGCGACTGGCGTGAGTTTGATACCATCGATAACGCTCCTGAAGAGCGCGAGCGCGGTATCACCATCGCTACGTCTCACGTTGAGTATCAGTCTGAAGAGCGCCACTACGCGCACGTTGACTGCCCAGGACACGCTGACTACGTCAAGAACATGATCACCGGTGCTGCGCAGATGGATGGCGCAATCCTGGTATGTTCTGCTGCTGACGGCCCGATGCCGCAGACGCGTGAGCACATCCTGCTGTCTCGTCAGGTTGGCGTTCCGTATATCGTTGTGTTCCTGAATAAAGCGGACATGGTCGATGACGAAGAGCTGCTTGAGCTGGTTGAGATGGAAGTTCGCGAACTCCTCGACGAGTACGACTTCCCGGGCGATGACACGCCGATCATCACTGGTTCTGCGCTGATGGCTCTGAACGGTGAAGATGAGAACGGCATGGGTACTACTGCTGTTGCGAATCTGATCAAAGCTCTGGATGAGTACATTCCTGAGCCGGAGCGTGCTATCGACCAGCCGTTCCTGATGCCGATCGAAGACGTGTTCTCTATCTCTGGCCGCGGTACTGTTGTTACCGGTCGTGTAGAGCGCGGTATCGTAAAAGCGGGCGAAGAAGTGGAAATCGTGGGTATCCGCGACACCACTAAGACCATCGTTACCGGTGTTGAAATGTTCCGTAAGCTGCTCGACGAAGGTCGTGCAGGTGAGAACGTTGGCGCCCTGCTGCGTGGTACTAAGCGTGATGACGTCGAGCGTGGTCAGGTACTGGCTAAGCCGGGCACCATCAACCCGCACACCACGTTCGAAGCAGAAGTTTACGTACTGTCCAAAGAAGAAGGTGGTCGTCACACGCCTTTCTTCAAGGGCTACCGTCCCCAGTTCTACTTCCGTACCACAGACGTAACCGGTACCTGTGAACTGCCGGAAGGCGTTGAAATGGTTATGCCGGGCGACAACGTTAAGATGGTTGTTACCCTGATTGCTCCGATCGCTATGGACGACGGTCTGCGCTTCGCAATTCGCGAAGGTGGTCGTACCGTTGGTGCTGGCGTTGTGGCTAAGATCGTTAAGTAA
- a CDS encoding 30S ribosomal protein S14 — MAKKSMIERELKRTQLVEKYAAKRAELKKIISDVNASEEDRFEATLKLQQLPRDSSPVRQRNRCRVTGRPHGFYNKFGLGRNKLREAAMRGDVPGLKKSSW; from the coding sequence ATGGCTAAGAAAAGTATGATAGAGCGTGAGCTCAAGCGTACTCAGCTAGTCGAGAAGTATGCGGCTAAGCGCGCAGAGCTCAAGAAAATCATCTCGGACGTGAACGCTTCTGAAGAAGATCGTTTCGAGGCGACGCTGAAGCTGCAGCAACTGCCGCGCGACTCAAGCCCGGTGCGTCAGCGTAACCGCTGCCGCGTCACTGGCCGTCCGCACGGTTTTTACAACAAGTTCGGCCTCGGCCGTAACAAGCTGCGTGAAGCCGCCATGCGTGGCGACGTTCCTGGCCTGAAAAAGTCCAGCTGGTAA
- a CDS encoding 30S ribosomal protein S19, translating to MPRSLKKGPFIDLHLLKKVEAAVEKNDRKPIKTWSRRSMILPNMVGLTIAVHNGRQHVPVHVSEEMVGHKLGEFAATRTYRGHAADKKAKR from the coding sequence GTGCCACGTTCACTAAAGAAAGGTCCCTTCATTGACCTTCATCTTTTGAAGAAGGTAGAGGCTGCAGTGGAGAAGAACGATCGCAAACCGATCAAGACTTGGTCGCGTCGTTCGATGATCCTGCCAAACATGGTAGGCCTCACAATCGCTGTCCATAACGGTCGCCAACACGTCCCGGTGCATGTCTCCGAGGAAATGGTTGGTCACAAGCTGGGCGAATTCGCTGCTACTCGCACTTATCGCGGGCATGCGGCGGACAAAAAAGCCAAACGGTAA